A window of Rhododendron vialii isolate Sample 1 chromosome 11a, ASM3025357v1 contains these coding sequences:
- the LOC131306851 gene encoding uncharacterized protein LOC131306851, with the protein MVKQTIDGVRVIRERLKIAQVCQKSYADKRRRDLEFEVGDRVFIRVSPWKGVIRFKGRKKLAPRYIGPYEITGRVAATAYRLALPTELARLHDVFHVSMLRKYVPDSTHMLNDKEPMELKENLTYVEEPIRILERGECILRSKVIPLVKVQWNNHSEREATWETEESMRKSYPHLFEFDK; encoded by the coding sequence ATGGTTAAACAAACCATTGATGGAGTTCGAGTTATAAGGGAGCGTTTAAAAATTGCGCAAGTTTGTCAAAAGAGCTATGCTGACAAACGAAGAAGAGATTTAGAATTTGAGGTGGGTGATCGTGTGTTCATTCGTGTATCGCCTTGGAAAGGGGTTATTCGCTTTAAAGGAAGGAAGAAATTGGCGCCGAGGTACATTGGGCCGTATGAGATTACCGGACGGGTAGCGGCAACGGCTTATCGGTTGGCTTTGCCAACGGAATTGGCACGGTTGCATGATGTTTTCCATGTTTCAATGTTGAGGAAATATGTGCCGGATTCGACACACATGCTAAATGATAAAGAACCGATGGAACTAAAGGAGAACTTGACCTATGTGGAGGAACCAATTCGGATTTTGGAGCGAGGGGAGTGTATCCTTCGTTCAAAAGTAATACCGTTGGTGAAGGTTCAATGGAATAATCATTCGGAAAGGGAAGCTACGTGGGAGACGGAGGAGTCTATGCGAAAGAGCTATCCGCATTTGTTTGAATTTGATAAGTAA
- the LOC131306852 gene encoding uncharacterized protein LOC131306852, giving the protein MFRLSSSTLFGWSAIDTSSSSGIVAGTEIHVFHARSSILYLICSELKPWERVFEVRKMEEEATSHSEQADPASRAARAGVQAGARDIDRLLKFKKLYPTEFEGTFKPQEVEDWLKMVERVLTAMGVTNEQKVTLATFTLKGQALIWWEESQRLLSAPLPGIQPPMPQVITWARFVKAFNDHYCPETYRFQQEAYFINLKQGSMSVAEYEAKFNALSAYATDMVDTEEKKGRRFRGGLEDNV; this is encoded by the exons ATGTTTCGTCTAAGTTCTTCCACCCTGTTTGGTTGGTCAGCCATCGATACAAGTTCCTCGAGTGGTATTGTTGCAG GTACTGAAATTCATGTTTTCCATGCTAGGTCTTCCATTCTATATCTAATATGCTCTGAATTGAAGCCATGGgagagggtttttgag gtaaggaaaatggaagaagaagccACTTCCCATTCTGAGCAAGCAGATCCGGCTTCTAGGGCTGCACGGGCAGGAGTTCAGGCAGGGGCCAGGGATATAGATAGACTATTG AAATTCAAGAAGTTGTATCCAACGGAGTTTGAGGGTACTTTTAAACCTCAAGAGGTAGAGGATTGGTTGAAAATGGTTGAGAGGGTTCTAACAGCTATGGGAGTAACTAATGAACAAAAGGTGACTTTAGCAACCTTCACCTTGAAAGGGCAAGCTTTAATATGGTGGGAGGAAAGTCAGAGGTTGCTGTCAGCCCCATTACCAGGTATTCAGCCACCAATGCCACAAGTCATTACATGGGCAAGGTTTGTGAAGGCCTTTAATGATCATTACTGTCCTGAGACGTATCGTTTCCAGCAGGAAgcatattttattaatcttaaACAGGGGAGTATGTCGGTGGCCGAATATGAAGCCAAGTTTAATGCTCTTTCAGCCTATGCTACGGATATGGTGGATACTGAAGAAAAGAAGGGTAGACGGTTCAGAGGTGGGTTGGAGGATAATGTTTGA